The following are encoded together in the Tamandua tetradactyla isolate mTamTet1 chromosome 14, mTamTet1.pri, whole genome shotgun sequence genome:
- the TLNRD1 gene encoding talin rod domain-containing protein 1 translates to MASGSGGKLTGEAASPAVASAVGGACSQPRKRLVSVCDHCKGKMQLVADLLLLSSEARPVLFEGPPSSCAGAESFEQCRDTIIARTKGLSILTHDVQSQLNMGRFGEAGDSLVELGDLVVSLTECSAHAAYLAAVATPGAQPAQPGLVDRYRVTRCRHEVEQGCAVLRATPLADMTPQLLLEVSQGLSRNLKFLTDACALASEKSRDRFSREQFKLGVKCMSTSASALLACVREVKAAPSELARGRCALFSGPLVQAVGALVGFATEPQFLGRAATVSAEGKAVQTAILGGAMSVVSACVLLTQCLRDLAQHPDGGAKMSDYRERLRNSACAVSEGCTLLSQALRERSSPRTLPPVNSNSVN, encoded by the coding sequence ATGGCTAGCGGCAGTGGTGGGAAGCTCACCGGCGAGGCGGCTTCCCCGGCTGTTGCCAGCGCCGTCGGCGGGGCCTGCTCGCAGCCGCGGAAGAGGCTGGTGTCTGTATGCGACCACTGCAAGGGCAAGATGCAGCTGGTGGCCGACTTGCTGCTGCTGTCGAGCGAGGCGCGGCCCGTGCTCTTCGAGGGGCCTCCCTCCTCTTGTGCAGGCGCCGAGTCCTTCGAGCAGTGCCGGGACACCATCATTGCGCGCACCAAGGGGCTTTCCATCCTCACTCACGACGTGCAGAGCCAGCTCAACATGGGCCGATTTGGGGAGGCGGGGGACAGCCTGGTGGAGCTGGGCGACCTGGTGGTGTCGCTGACTGAATGCTCTGCTCACGCGGCCTACCTGGCGGCCGTGGCCACCCCGGGCGCACAGCCAGCGCAGCCGGGCCTGGTGGACCGCTACCGCGTGACACGATGCCGCCACGAGGTGGAGCAGGGCTGCGCGGTGTTGCGCGCCACGCCGCTGGCGGACATGACGCCTCAGCTGCTGCTGGAGGTGTCGCAGGGCCTGTCCCGCAACCTCAAGTTCCTGACCGACGCGTGCGCCCTGGCCAGCGAGAAGTCGCGGGACCGCTTCTCCCGCGAGCAGTTCAAGCTGGGCGTCAAGTGCATGAGCACGAGCGCGTCGGCGCTGCTGGCGTGCGTGCGCGAGGTGAAGGCGGCCCCCAGCGAGCTGGCACGCGGCCGCTGCGCGCTCTTCAGCGGGCCCCTGGTACAGGCCGTGGGTGCCCTGGTGGGCTTCGCCACCGAGCCGCAGTTCCTGGGTCGCGCGGCGACCGTGAGCGCCGAGGGCAAGGCGGTGCAGACCGCCATCCTGGGAGGTGCCATGAGCGTGGTGTCGGCCTGCGTGCTCCTGACCCAGTGCCTCAGGGATCTGGCGCAGCACCCCGACGGGGGCGCCAAGATGTCGGACTACAGGGAGAGGCTGAGGAACTCGGCCTGCGCCGTGTCTGAAGGCTGCACCCTGCTATCTCAGGCTTTAAGGGAGAGGTCTTCGCCCAGGACTTTACCGCCAGTGAATTCCAATTCTGTGAATTAG